From Rutidosis leptorrhynchoides isolate AG116_Rl617_1_P2 chromosome 3, CSIRO_AGI_Rlap_v1, whole genome shotgun sequence, a single genomic window includes:
- the LOC139899794 gene encoding uncharacterized protein, giving the protein MIKGRKNTVLTVAEKCKTILASNWQGTLNTVKADAKGSKEEIYSSKVKYFVKRGRPYIWVPEDDLHNVNTLIDERGSFAVTSTLPGSLASLLQSLKKPPNRVALVGEVVPLGDTKLKSAAESLREMIISEGDAIKKFSYAVSGILRSSDFASTSRAENLVDLLKEDQQYMVYKFSPRVICSKTHMVNGGKATVCTINTRDNFDPQGSGFGFKPLPPLADQSKVDSAGRVVVDSKDDSKAVVDSRVDGRIVVHSKWGIGGIEIIHIGSIDVIRSKVVHHNSISYIESKGSSHEVDLKDMEESKADPLSIYSASLIDGINQNEARRRALMIICAAYLNKNVKDARVLSIDRKGVDLLGKVVGPVMDDGSREYQWKEMRLSLEEDACDVETFCKRLVEMEGEAIKNVSAFSGLPLQSN; this is encoded by the exons ATGATTAAAGGTAGAAAAAATACTGTCTTAACAGTCGCCGAAAAATGCAAG ACCATATTGGCATCCAATTGGCAAGGTACCCTGAATACAGTCAAGGCAGATGCTAAAGGAAG TAAAGAAGAGATATACAGTTCAAAAGTTAAGTACTTTGTGAAGAGAGGGAGGCCTTACATTTGGGTACCTGAAGATGATTTGCATAATGTG AATACGCTTATCGATGAGCGAGGTTCATTTGCGGTCACAAGTACCTTACCAGGCTCCCTTGCAAGTTTGCTTCAATCTCTAAAGAAG CCTCCTAATCGAGTTGCTCTAGTTGGTGAAGTTGTGCCGCTTGGCGATACAAAG CTTAAGTCAGCTGCAGAGAGCCTTCGAGAGATGATAATATCAGAAGGCGATGCGATAAAGAAATTTAGTTATGCTGTTTCCGGTATCTTACGTTCATCTGATTTCGCATCTACATCTCGTGCGGAAAATCTTGTAGACCTATTGAAGGAAGATCAACAATACATGGTTTATAAGTTCAGTCCAAG AGTTATATGTTCCAAAACGCACATGGTTAATGGTGGTAAGGCCACTGTTTGCACCATAAATACTCGAGATAACTTTGACCCACAAGGAAGTGGGTTCGGTTTTAAACCTCTACCACCACTTGCCGATCAAAGCAAG GTTGACTCTGCTGGTAGAGTTGTGGTTGATAGTAAGGATGATAGTAAGGCAGTGGTGGATAGTAGGGTTGATGGTAGGATTGTGGTTCATAGTAAATggggcattggtggtattgagataatTCATATTGGTAGTATTGATGTGATTCGTTCCAAGGTCGTACATCATAA TTCAATCAGTTACATTGAAAGCAAGGGAAGCAGTCATGAAGTGGATTTGAAAGATATGGAAGAATCAAAGGCTGACCCTTTGT CAATTTATTCTGCAAGCTTGATTGATGGGATTAATCAAAATGAAGCAAGACGTCGAGCCCTGATGATTATTTGTGCTGCATACTTGAATAAGAATGTGaag GATGCACGGGTGCTTTCTATAGATCGGAAAGGGGTCGACTTGCTAGGGAAGGTTGTGGGACCCGTGATGGACGATGGGTCTCGTGAATACCAGTGGAAGGAGATGAGGTTATCGCTGGAAGAAGATGCTTGTGATGTCGAGACGTTTTGCAAACGACTTGTTGAGATGGAAGGGGAAGCAATCAAGAATGTTTCAGCATTTAGTGGTCTACCATTGCAATCAAATTAA